In Haliscomenobacter hydrossis DSM 1100, the DNA window TGTGCCCATCGAATGGTGGGTGTTCGTAGTGGCGGGAGTAATGGCCATCGGCATCGCGTTGTTGACGGTGAGTTTTCAGAGCATGAAGGCGGCGTTGAGAAATCCGACGGAGAGTTTGAAGTCGGAGTGAGTATTGCAACGCAAATTTTGATTTTACTCAGTGTGTTGAGTAAATTTACTCAGCGTACTGAGTAAACAATTTTCTCCATTTAATCTTACTCTACTTATCCATAGCTGTGCGAAAATAGTTCATATGTTGACCCAAAAATGAATAAGATCAAGGTTGCTGCCAGAAACTCGTAAATGATTGGATGTTAGTTTTCCAATTGAAGAAAAATATTCACAGTTCAAGCATTCATTTGAAGGCCAGGGGACATCAGTTATCCATAGGTTAATTTGTTCATGCCAGTGCTGAAAACTATTTTCTGTTACATACGCAATAATCCCATTTGGCGACAAAAGATTCCCTTGGTCATCTAGGCCGTGAACTTCGTTCCTGAATCGTTCAATTGCACCACCTTTTCCTTCTACATATTCTTTTTCTCTTTTACCTCCAATTTTGTCAGTTGGAAGTTTTTTTGCTTCCAAGCAATAAATGAGTTCCATGTCAATATCTAGGGTATTTATCTTCGTTGCGATGTCCATTCTTTTGGCGTGTCCTTTTTGATTGGGGCGTTTTTGAGACTTTTCAGGCTGGAATACGAAAGGAGAGTTTGTTAACCATGCTTTCCGGGTTAAAAAATTATACAGTTCTTCAGTCAAATCGTTTTCATTTTGTGTTTTATGGAGTGTTTTTTCTTTTGGAAATAAAGGCAGATTGTGTTCTAAAAATGAAATCAATTTAACGACATACTCTGTAGTCGATGTACCCGGAGGGATGTTTTGAAAGGGAATTTGTTCAGGTATGGGATTGTTTGGCATAGGCTAAAATCCGCTTATTTTTAGATCAGCAAAAGTTTCATCAGCATCGCGGAGAGCAATAGACCTTAACCAATAGCGCAGTGCTCTAGGTTTAATCAAGATCAGTACATCGTAGCCTTCTATATGCAAATATTCTCGCAATACCCGACTAATGCGAATATTGCGTCTCGTGGTATTGTAGAGTAATTTTTCAATACCTGCTAGTCCACCTTCGAAGATTTCAGGCAGTATTCCTTGTTGAGGTTTTCCGAAACAAAAAACGTGCATGACAGTTGTTTGATCAAATTGAAATCCTAGAGAAAACCATTTCATGCCGTTTTGCTCGTAGATAGGGTTTAAGGTATTGCAGAAGACTTCGCCAAAAGCATGAAGGTGGCTTTCGGTTGTGCTATAATTCAATGGCGATTTTTCGCTATTTGAACTAGATTTGATGTAGTAATTCAAAACATCATCTTGGATGATTTTTTCTGAATAACCAAGCTGTATATCTTCAGGGTTTTCAGGATATGGGATTTTTAGTATATCAATTCCGTCTAATACAAATGGTGATTTTGTAACTCCTGATTCACCGCTGGTAGTTAATGCGTATAGTCGATTAAGCGAAGAAGATCTCAAAAACGATTCATATAATCTGAATAGCTCATTTCTTTGGTCTAAAGGTGCATGAATCCCAAATATTCTGTCATTAAAACATAAGTACTCTTCGGAAAAAGCCATAGGGATTTTATTTTTCCCTAAACTCTCTTTAATTAAAATATGAGGTGGTTTGAATATGTTTTTTTTTGTACTTCTTGGCCTTGAAAAATATTTTCTTTGCTCAATAGTTATCGTCATTCCACTTTCATCCAATTTCTCAACTGTTTGTTTATCTGTAATCCACTCGGCTTCGACGTATGTATTTTTTTCTGATGCCACAGCATAATCATTTGCTTTATAGCCTTCTCCATAGACCCAATTCTTTTCATTCTTCATTTTAAAAAGAAATTCATCTAGGCTCCTCAAACCACTTAAATAAGAAATTAACTGGATTAATCGGCCACCACTAAAAAGGTTACATTTCCACACAAGAGAATTATCAAGAGCAATTTTATACTTAATTTGGTGAACATCGTAGTGGTCTATTTCAAAATAAAAACGTTCTTCAGCAACTTTACTTCTTTTGATAATAATATGAAGTACTTTTCCGAGCCTCTCCTTGGGCTGTAAATCAGTCGCGATTGTGGCGCAAACAGCCGGAGTTGCACTACCATGGAATAATCTATCACTTAAATGGGTAAAATCAAAGATTTTTTCAACTCGATAATTCTCCATAAAAAAAGTACGATATGGAGTGGCTTTACTATTGTATAGCCAAGAATTGGCAGGTAAAATGAAACAAATTTTGCCTCCACTTCTTCGAAGTTCTACAGCTTTGTCTAAGAAAAAAAGGGCTAATTGTCCTCCACTTATTAACAAGTTTGGCGTAATTGAAAAATTCTTTTGAATTAAATCAAAATATCCTAATTTCGAAAAACCGCTTGGAGGGTTAAATGGCGGGTTTCCAATGACTAAATCGAATCCTTGCGCTTTAAGTTGGTCAAAAACTCCAAAAAAATTGTCAGTCACAATATTCTCTTCCCCCAAATCATCGAAACGTAATTCGTTCCAAATTTGCATAGGAGAAAGTTTATCACAAATGGCAATGCAAAGACTAAAAATACTAATGAAGGTTGCCCCTTCCTCGATATCCACACCAAATATGTTATCTCTGACGATTCGTTTAATGGTTTCGATATTCGGATAGTCAATCGATTCAGTAGCCTTATAGTTGAGAATGGCTTGCCATTGGACCATTCGTTTTAATGCTGCAACTAAAAAAATGCCAGAGCCGCAAGCAGGGTCAAGCACCTTGAAGGTTCCAGTTGAAAACATTTCTTCCGCCTTGTCCAAAGGCATACACTCATCTATTAACAGATTGACGAGGTAGGGGGGGGTATAAACTACACCTTTTTCTTTCTTCAAAAAGGCTTCATAAATACCACTAATTAATTCAATGGGCAAAAAATTGAAGGCATAAAGTTTCCAAAGCACATATTGATGCCCTTCAATATCTGCATCGAAGACGGCAGCAACATAGCTTAGATTTGCTTTTCCTAATTCTTGCTTTTCTTCAGGTTTAAGATCGAATACTTTACCGTTAAATTTTATATTCAACTCTTCCAAAAAGGCATTGATATAACCGTTTCGAAGAATATCTGTAAATTGTTTGCAATCAGGAAATTGCTGGTAGAAATCTCGGCTAATTTCCAATAAATTCGTACCGTTTTTATCTTCCTTATCTTCAAGATATTTAACCAAAACACCGATAATGAGTAGTTTACTAATTGTAGAGGGTGATAAATGAAGCTCTTGCTGTTGTTCTAAATTCTTTTTAGCGTTTAGTAAGCCATTCAATAGTTTTTGGTAAGGACTCTCAGAAACTTTTAAGATTTCTGGATGCTCCTCCCAAAATGTACCATTGTCAAATAACTTGGCGGAAAATTTTTCAGCTTCAATTTTTTGCTGAATATCACCAATTAGGGAAAAGATCTGAATGGGGTCAAGTCGGAGATTCTTTTTCCCTTTCCCTTCAAGGCTTTTAGAGCAATTGTAAATTTTTACTTCCGTAGAAGTAGCGACGTAAAATAACGGCACGACTCCACTACTCCACAAATTGGTATGCGTTTCTAACAATTCATCGTCGGAAAAAGCACGATCGTAAATATAGACCTGTGGGACTGAATGGTTTGAATTTTCGAATCTTCTAAAATAAACCGCATCAGCCTTGAAGCGTTTTGCCTCATTGATGGCCAATAGTTCAGTATAATTTGCGGCTTCTTGAGATTTAGTAACCCACACTAAACCTGTATCTGGTGTAAAATCGAATCTTGAAAGCACATCGTCAATCATAAATCTTGATCATTACCAGAAAAAATATTTTACCTAGCGCTGTAAAGATAAATCGAGCATATGAACCGTACAAGTAAATCTGAAATTTTTTGCTTTTATTTTTTATTTTTAAAAATAAATGTTTTTAACACTGTTTGGTCAAGAAAATTGTTTGGTGAATTTTTTAGAATTATGAGTGCCTAAAAGCCTTTATCAGTATTCTAGCACGTCCGAAACCGCACAAAACTGTCCATCTTCGAACACCTTTTCTTCTTTTGTCTCTCGCAATATCCTCAATAACAATCCCATACCCTCTTGGCACGCCATTTGATCAGCAAAAGTAGAAATAATACCTTTCATGAAAAGAACCTACCTGGGCGAGTTTGAAGAACTGGTGTTGCTGACGGTAGCCGTGCTGGAAGGGCAGGCCTATGGCGTTGTGCTCTTACACGAACTCATTGCCCAAACCGGGCGCTCCCTTCGGCTCAATCAGGTACACTCCGCCCTGCAACGCCTGGAGGACAAAGGTATGCTGAGTTCCGAAATGGGTGAACCCACTGCCGAACGCGGAGGGCGTCGCAAACGCTTATTCAAAGTCACTGCCTTTGGCCTGCGCACATTGGAAGAGATCCAGGAGATTCGCAGCAGTTTGTGGAACCGTTTTAACAACCCCAAAACCGATCCAAGCCTATGAGCCGCCCAGAACAACCCATGCCGCAGCCACCCCGCTGGGCCGATCGCCTCTTGGAGTGGTTTTGTGCCCCACACCTGTTGGAAAACGTGCAGGGCGATTTGCACGAAGAGTTCTTTTATCAGGTAGAACAGATTGGGGTACAAAAAGCAAAATTTCAATACATTCTCGAAGTGTTGGGCTTCGTCAAACCCTTTGCCATCCAACGCAAGCCCAGTCCATATCCATCATCCATCACCACATTTCATCCGACCATGATCCGCAACTATTTCAACATCGCCATCCGCAATTTGGCCAAAAACCGACTGTACGCTGCCCTCAATATTTTTGGCCTGACCATCGGCACCATTTGTTGTTTGTACATCCTGCTGTATGTGCAGGACGAACGCAGTTACGACAAACACCACGCAGGCGCGGAGCGCTTGTATCGACTGACTACCGAGCTCGATTTTCCCGACACCAAAGACCCTCACCGCATGTCGACCTGTTCGCCACCGATCATTCCGGCCATGCAGGCGGAGTTTCCGGAGGTGGAAATGTCAACGCGGGTGGTCGACCTAGCACCGTTTGGCGTGGAACGGTTCTTGTTCAAAGTAGGCGATAAGGTTTTTTATGAAAACACGGGTTACGTGGTAGACAGCACTTTTTTTGAAACCTTTGATTACAAATTTTTAGCTGGAAACCCTAAAAAAGCGCTGAACGCCCCGCAGTCCATGGTGATTTCAGCAGCATTGGCCATCAAGCTCTTCAATACGACCGATGCCCTGAACAAAACCTTGCGTGTCACCGGACAAGTGGAAGAAGAAACCTACAAAGTCACGGGGGTATTCAATAATTCCCTGGGCAAAAGCCACCTCATGCCCGATTTTTTTATGCCCATGAACTCACGGGGCATGGGCGAATACGTGCGGAGCGACAACACCTGGGCGGGCAATAATTTCCTCTTTGGCTACCTCAAATTTAAGCCCGGCACCGATGTACAGGCTTTTGAAGCCAAACTCCCCGCCTTTATTGAGCGCAACGGCGGTGACCAATTGCGCCAGATGAAAATGAATAAAAAACTGTTTCTCCAGCCAGTTAGGGCCATCCACACCAGTGCAGAGGGGTTGGACGTATCCAAAGGAACCAGTGAGCGCTTCCTGAACATGCTGCTCCTGATCGCCGGTTTTATTCAACTGGTCGCCTGCATCAATTTTATGAACCTGAGTACCGCTCGCAGTACCCGCCGGGCTAAGGAGGTAGGTGTACGCAAGGCCGTCGGTGCGGGGCGTGCCTCGCTGATGGGGCAATTTTTGAGTGAGAGTATGCTCATGACTTTAATTGCCGTAGGACTTGCGGTGCCCATGATTTGGTTGCTATTGCCTTTACTCAACCTGATTACAGGCGCATCCTTACAACTTCAACTGACCCAGGATTGGTCTATCTGGGGCACAATTGTCGCTTTGGTGTTGCTCACCGGAGTGGTGGCAGGCAGTTACCCGGCATTTTACCTCTCCTCTTTTAATCCGCTCAGTATTTTTAGAGGAATGCGGGATACCAAAAATTCCAAAGGGGCCATCAATTTGCGCAAGGCGCTGGTGGTAAGCCAGTTCATTATTTCTTCGGTTTTGATCTTTGGAGCTGTGGTCATTCAACGGCAATTGAACTATATGCTGAAACAGGACATGGGTTTTGAAAAAAATCAAAAAATAGTCTTTCCCATCCGGGCTAACGAAAGCCGTAACCAACTGGAAAGTTTCCGCAATAAACTGGCCTTATTGCCCGAGGTCGCCAGTGTGACCGGCATGTCGGCCTATCCTGGTCAGTTTGTACCCAACGACATTTCGATGTACAAAGAGGGTGAAAGCATGAATAGTGCCACCATCATTCGATTTGCGTTTACGGATGAAAACTTTATAAACACCCTCAAAGTCAAACTTTTAGCGGGACGTAACTTCACTTCCAGAGACACTTCCAGCGAGGAGTTCAGCGCCAAAGTCATTGTGAACGAAACCACCCTCAAAACCATGAATATCCCGCTGGACCAAGCGCCGGGAATGGTTTTGCGCAGTGATCGGGGCAATGGCGAGTTGATCCAATACACCATTGTCGGCGTGATGCAGGACATCAACTTTGAGCGCATGTCAGAAAAGGTAAGTCCTTATATGATCCGGGTGTCTCCACACGAAGATTTGCCGCAGGTCATCACGGATGTAAGCACCCAGGATTACCCAAGCTTTGTCCAAAAATCTCAACAGATTTGGAGTGAATTGTTCCCTGCTGTACCATTTGAATATACTTTCCTGGATCAGGAAGTTGCCAAGCTCTATCAGTCGGAACAAACCTTCTCGCGCATCATCGGTGCGTTTACCCTGATTGCCATTTTTATCTCCTGTCTGGGGCTGTTTGGCCTTTCGGTTTTTGCGGCCGAGCAGCGCATGAAGGAAATTGGCATCCGCAAGGTGCTCGGAGCCAGTGTAGGCAATCTAACCGGTTTGTTGGCCAGGGATTTTGTGGTGCTGGTCATCATCTCTATCCTCATCGCCTCACCTATCGCCTGGTATTTGATGAACCAATGGCTGAAGGATTTTGCCTATAGAATTGACATCCAGTGGTGGATGTTTGTATTGGCCGGGGGTATTGCGGTGGTGGTCGCGTTTTTGACCGTTAGTTTCCAAAGTGTCCGCTCGGCCTTGGCGAACCCAGTGAAGTCGCTGCGGAGTGAGTAGCTCCGCAGCTACCATTTAGCATAATTAATACAAAAATTTCATCTTAACGCAGCTTCGCTGCTTTTTTATAAACACGACGACACGACGGTACGACGACACGACGATAGCTACCGCTACAACCCAACGCTAGGCGTTGGAACACTCAACGCGCAGCGTTGAGGACGTCGTGTCGTCGTACCGTCGTGCCGTCGTGTTAAAAGATTTGGCGAAGCCGAATCCCATTATTCGTTGTGTTTATACTGTACACCTACGTACAATACTTGTCACAAAACCGTACACTTTTGAGTTTTTCCTCGAAGTAATTTTTTGACAACCAACAACTTAACTTCTTAGGCATGATTTGTGAGGTTGAAATCCAATACCAATCGTACACAAGCGAAGGATTTTCAATCATTTAACACCCGACCTCTATGTTTTCCAACCTCTTCAAACTTGCCTGGCGGAATTTGTTGAAAAACAAAAGTATCTCGGCCATCAATCTGCTTGGTCTCAGTGCCGGATTGACGGCTGCTTTGTTGATTTTCCAATACGTGTTGTACGAACGCAGCTACGACTCCTTTACGGATCATGCCGATCGGGTCTGGCGTTTGCAAATCGACAAAACCACCAAAGGGGCAATAGAGTGGCAATCCGCAACCTTTTTTCCTGCCTTTGGGCCTACCATGAAAAAAGATTTTCCGGAGATAGAAGATTTTTGTCGCCTCATCGATGCCGAGACCCTATTGGCCAATGAAACCCGTAACATTCGTTTTGCCGAAAAAAAGGGCTATTACGCTGACCCAGCCACGCTGGATATTTTAGGGGTAGAATTGCAGCAGGGCAACCCGGAGACGGCGCTAAGCGGACCAGATAAAATTGTATTGTCTCAAAAAACGGCCCAAAAATATTTTGGTGTGGAAAATCCGCTGGGCAAAATCCTGACGGTTCCCGACGCCGATTTCCCCAGAAAATATGAGGTGACTGGCGTATTTGAAGATTACCCCACCAACTCCCATTTGATCCTTGACTACCTGGTATCTTATAGCACCCTGGGCAATATTTTGCGCATGTCGGGTGACACCAGCAATGCTACCGAAACCGCCTGGGGCTGGTACGATTTTTACATCTATTACAAATTGCGACCCGATGCGGATGCTAAGGCACTGGAAGCAAAACTGCCCGCCTTTTGTGACCGCTACATGAACAATGAGGAGCGCCTGAAGTTGGCCAGCGTTCGTTATGACGCCTTTTTGACGCCCTTGCGGAGTATTCACCTCGAATCTCATGTCAACCAGGAGGCGGAAGTCAATGCCGATGGGCAGGGGGTTAACTTTTTGTACCTCATCGCTTTTTTTGTGCTGGCCATTGCCTGGGTCAATTTTATCAATCTTTCTACAGCACGTTCCATGGAGCGGGCAAGGGAAGTCGGTGTACACAAGGTATTGGGGGCTTTCAAACGACAATTGGTTGCTCAGTTTATGACCGAAAGTTTTGTACTAAATTTGGTTGCCGTGTTAATTGCGCTCGGGGTAACCTGGGTGATGATGCCCACTTTTGGGCGTTTGGTGGAGCGCGATTTTAGTAGCATGGGCTTATTCAGTTCGCTCAGTGGGCAGTTGTGGACTACTTTTGGGTTGACCTGCCTGGTGGGTGTGGTACTTTCAGGTTTGTATCCTGCTTTTGTGTTGTCGAGTTACCAGCCGATTGCAGTGCTGAAAGGTGGGTTGAAAGGAAACCCCCGAGGCAATTGGTTGCGCAAAGGGCTGATCGTATTTCAGTTTGCTGCATCCATTGCTTTGATGGTAGGTACCGTGGTGGTGTTGCGCCAACTCAACTACATGCGCAATCAACCACTCGGTTTTGAGGTCAAACAAACCATGGTCTTGGAAGGGGTACAAAGCCTACAAGACAGTGCCTACACCAGCGCCTATTCCGCCTTCAAACAGGAACTCTCACAAATCCCGGGCATCCAGGGCGTGACTGCCAGCAGTACCGTGCCCGGCAATGAAATATATTGGACCAATTCTTTTTACCGGGCGGGCCAGGATGCAACCACTGCATCACGAATTACCATGTACCGCATGGCTTGTGATTATGATTTTTTAAAAACCTACAACATCCAGGTGCTGGAAGGACGAGCTTTCGACCCAAAATTTGGCGAGAATAACCGGACCATACTCCTCAATGAATCGGCGGCCAAAGACCCGGGCTTTGCCTCTTCAGGTGAGGCCGTGAATGCCTACCTGATGGCAGGTACCGACTCCCTCAAAATCATCGGGGTAGTCAGCGATTTTCATCAGGAAGGACTACAAAAAGTAGTGATGCCCATGATGATCAGTTACCGGGAAGGCATGCGCAATTTTTATTCGGCCAAAATTGAAAGTCGGGATTATGGGGCAACCATCGGCTCGATACAAGCGCTTTGGGCCAAACATTTCCCCGCCGATCCCTTTGATTATTTCTTCCTGGATGACCATTTCCAAAAGCAGTACCGTTCGGATATCCTGTTTGGGCAAGTATTTGGATTTTTTACCCTGTTGGCCATTTTGGTAGCTTGTTTGGGTTTGTTTGGACTGGCCTCCTATCAGGCCCTGCAACGCCGCAAAGAAATTGGCATCCGTAAGGTATTGGGTGCTACCACTACCCAGGTGACCAGCTTGCTGGCCAAAGATTTTGTCCGCCTGGTGCTGGTTTCAATTCTGCTTGCTGTGCCAATTTCGATGTACATCATGCAAAAATGGCTGGAAAACTTTGCTTACCGTACCAATATTCCCTGGTGGGCCTTTGTGCTGGCAGCGGTAGTGGCAGTGATGATTGCGGTGCTGACGGTGAGTTTGCAAAGCATCCGGGCGGCATTGGCCAATCCAGTGAATGCCCTACGGAGTGAATAGAAAGATATAGTATTCTCCCCCGCAGATCACGCAGATTTACGCAGATTTTTTTCATAAAAAACCATCTCTGCGTAAATCTGCGTGATCTGCGGGGGAGAAATAATAAAAAATATACTCCATTGCAAGTGGGGGCTAAAAATTCATACAATAAAAATATAATCATCGTATATTGCATAATCGTGTGATAAATCATACTTTCCCCCCTCTTCTGTAAGATAAAAATAAGCTATAACGGTCTACTTCTCAATAGTCAAGGTCTCAACGAGACTCCTTGAAAGTTTCATCTATTCCAAAACTATACAGTATGAAAAAAATCATTTTCATCGTGGCTGCTTTTTCGTTGGCGGGGAGCATTCGGGGCCAAACGCTGGAGCGCTCGGTGCTCGGTGCAGCGGGCAAAGTAGATGTCGGCAAAACCATGCAATTAGAATGGACCCTGGGTGAAGTGGCCGTCCGCCGCTACACCCACCCGGGAGGCGAAATCAATGAAGGCTTTCACCAGCCCTACCTTGCAGTAGAAAGAGACGAAAAAAGGACTACCGAGGACCAGCGTTTTTCCGTTTTTCCTAACCCTACTGGAGCCGATTTGTTTGTACAGGCAAAACTCAGTACCAGTGAACAGGTGCAATTGAAACTGATCGACTCAGCTGGCAGGCTGCTCTTGCCCGTTCGCAGATCAGGACACATCGTGAATGAACAATTGGATTTAAAGCACATACCCGCTGGACATTACTATCTACTGGTGACCAATGCCCGGGGTAAACTGCTCCATTCGGCCAAAATACTCAAGCAATAATCCCATCACTTAACACCCAAAACTTCGTAGACCATGAAAAAAATTATCTTATACTTTACTGCTATGTTGCTGTGCAGCTATGCTGTTCAAGCACAACAAATCAAAGGCCTCCCCGGCATGAATTATCAGGCCGTAGCGCGGGATGCATCTGGAAAATTGCTTGCCAATAAAACGATTTTTTTACGCGTCAACCTCTTGTCTGAAGGGCCTGGCGGCCAGGCCGTCTATTCAGAAGTACACCAGGTAAGTACCAGCGCAAATGGACTCTTTAACCTGGTGATTGGGCAAGGGGATGCGCAAGGTGCTACTTTTAAGGAAGTACCGTGGGCGGAGAAAAACATTTGGCTCGAACTGGCGCTTTCCGAAGGAAAAAAAGAAGCATTCTCCGTCATTGGTGCCAGTCAATTGCTGGCCGTTCCATATGCTTATCACGCCGGATCAGCGGAGACTCTGCACATTCACGAAGACAACGAAAAAAGTATTTGTAGTCGGGCTGCCTCGGGAATGCCGTTTTGGACGGTTTACGGCAACGATAAACTAACCGATGAATGTCATTTTATCGGAACGACGGTTGATGAAGACCTAGTTTTTAAAACCAACAACGTCGAAAGAATGCGCATCCTGGCTGCTGGGGACATCAATATGCCGGGTAACTTGTTCATCAAAGGCAACCTCAAGGTTGAGGGCGATGGTACGTTTTTTAACCTGACCGCTAAAAACGATTTGACCGTACAAGGCAATGGTGCTTTTTCCAACCTGACGATAGCGAATGACGTGGCGGTGGGAAAAAATGCCAGCGTTGGGGACACGCTGAACGTAGGTAAACATGCCATCACCAAAACCTTACAGGTCAATGAAACGGCTACGGTGGAGGGTCAATTGAATGCCAATGGTCGCCTGGTTGTAGATGGTGGCGCGGATGGCAGCCAAAGCAAGCAGGAAAGTTACCCACTCCTGGTCAAAGGCAGCAGTCAGGGCATTGCCATCGAAGTCGTCCCGACTACCACCAACAACCTGGAATCAGGGCGGGGCAACAACTATGTGTCCTTTTGGAAAAATGGAGAAATGACCGGCCGGATCGAAGGCATGAACACTGGTGATCTTGACCCTACTGGTCTGGTGAGCCTGATCACCAAAATGGTCAGCGACCCACCCGCCGGGATTGCCTACAAGTTTGGTGAGCTGGTCATTAATCTCTTGCCCAAAGTGGATGTGAATGCCAGCCTCGACCCTTTTGGGGTCGATGTGGATGTTACCCTGCCCAACCTCAATCTGGACAATCCTTTCAGCAGTTTGCCCAATAGCTTGCTGGAATACATCGAAAATCCAACTGGCGGCCCGGCCAGTTTCATTTATAAAAACATCTTTGAACCCATTGCTTGTGACCCACAGACCGGGCTGTTTACGCAAGGGGTAGGGCCTGAAGCTGCCAACAATTTCAAAGCCCAGATTTTTTCAGACTACACACTGGATATTCTCACCAATTCCATCACAGTTTTTGGTTCGATTGTACAAACCGTAACCAGTGCCGCCAGTGTACTGGACCCTGAAGACATTTTTAGCGATGGTCTGGATTTGGTGATCGACATTACCAATTTGACCCTGGTGGCTACGTATGCAGATTTGAGTTTGGGGGTGGCTTTTGAATCCGGCTCGGGTGACTATGCCGAATGGCTGCCTCGCATCGATCCCTCCGAAACCATGAACATTGGTGACGTGGTGGGGGTAAATGGCGGCAAAGTTTCCAAAAAATTCAGCCAGGCGGAACGGTTTATGGTCGTGTCGGCCTCCCCGATTGTACTGGGCAATATGCCAAGCAGCAAGGAGGGCGAAAAGAATTCCGAAAAAATTGCCTTCATGGGTCAGGTGCCCGTAAAGGCGCGTGGGGTTGTACACATTGGTGATTACCTGCTGCCTTCCGGGGAAGGTGATGGTTTGGCAATTGCTGTTGCCCCGGATAAAATGAAAGCGCGTGATTTCAAGCGCATCATTGGCGTAGCCTGGGAAGCCGCGGATGGCAGTGAATTTTTTAAATTGATCAATACTGCGGTTGGGCTCAATCAAAACGATACGGGTAAGTTGATCGAAGAAATGCAAATGGTGATCAACCAAATGCAAAAGGCGATCCAGGAGATGAATCCGAACTATCAGGCACACCTATTTGAGGTGGGTGAACCCACAAAATTGGCTAAACCCGCCACACCGGATTTTACGGTTTCCAGTACTCACCCCACCCAAATCGACACGTATTTTGATGGAAAAACCTACCCAAACCGCCAGGAAATGCTGCAAGATGTGAAAAAAGCGCTGGTGGAACGGGCGAACATCAATCTGGAAAAGTATCCGCTGGTGGCGTATATCTTTGACCACCCAGAGAA includes these proteins:
- a CDS encoding T9SS type A sorting domain-containing protein; its protein translation is MKKIIFIVAAFSLAGSIRGQTLERSVLGAAGKVDVGKTMQLEWTLGEVAVRRYTHPGGEINEGFHQPYLAVERDEKRTTEDQRFSVFPNPTGADLFVQAKLSTSEQVQLKLIDSAGRLLLPVRRSGHIVNEQLDLKHIPAGHYYLLVTNARGKLLHSAKILKQ
- a CDS encoding ABC transporter permease produces the protein MFSNLFKLAWRNLLKNKSISAINLLGLSAGLTAALLIFQYVLYERSYDSFTDHADRVWRLQIDKTTKGAIEWQSATFFPAFGPTMKKDFPEIEDFCRLIDAETLLANETRNIRFAEKKGYYADPATLDILGVELQQGNPETALSGPDKIVLSQKTAQKYFGVENPLGKILTVPDADFPRKYEVTGVFEDYPTNSHLILDYLVSYSTLGNILRMSGDTSNATETAWGWYDFYIYYKLRPDADAKALEAKLPAFCDRYMNNEERLKLASVRYDAFLTPLRSIHLESHVNQEAEVNADGQGVNFLYLIAFFVLAIAWVNFINLSTARSMERAREVGVHKVLGAFKRQLVAQFMTESFVLNLVAVLIALGVTWVMMPTFGRLVERDFSSMGLFSSLSGQLWTTFGLTCLVGVVLSGLYPAFVLSSYQPIAVLKGGLKGNPRGNWLRKGLIVFQFAASIALMVGTVVVLRQLNYMRNQPLGFEVKQTMVLEGVQSLQDSAYTSAYSAFKQELSQIPGIQGVTASSTVPGNEIYWTNSFYRAGQDATTASRITMYRMACDYDFLKTYNIQVLEGRAFDPKFGENNRTILLNESAAKDPGFASSGEAVNAYLMAGTDSLKIIGVVSDFHQEGLQKVVMPMMISYREGMRNFYSAKIESRDYGATIGSIQALWAKHFPADPFDYFFLDDHFQKQYRSDILFGQVFGFFTLLAILVACLGLFGLASYQALQRRKEIGIRKVLGATTTQVTSLLAKDFVRLVLVSILLAVPISMYIMQKWLENFAYRTNIPWWAFVLAAVVAVMIAVLTVSLQSIRAALANPVNALRSE